GTAGATTGTCCCTTAGAAACCTGTAATTCATTGGCGTCAAAACAATGTTTAAAGATAGACATTTGCTATATACTAAATCAGGAAATATATAGTTTGCCGTTAGTAAGCAATTGACGGGCCAGATGTGACCGCAAAAGAAAAGGGCTGACATGAGTCAGCCCTGACGGAAAGCAACAATTTACTAATAGATTGGAATAGTTATTTACAACAATTCTTCTTCATAAACAGTGACTGAATGAACCTCAGCACTATTATTACAGTCTTCTTCATTTTCTTTTTGTTGAAATATTGAAAATATTGTGCTCGAACCGTAATGTAAAGGTATTAAATACATTGCGAGACATATCACCAAATAATTGTGTACGGTAAGAAAAGTCCAGACGCGTTGCACTATTAAAAATGAACTGAATGGCCGGAGCCACGTCCAGGTACTGATTCCGGCTAACCGCATCCGTATTTGCCTTTCCTAAAAATTCTATATAAAGATTAAGATTGGTCTGATCGTAACTACGATAACGGCGCGGTAAAAGCAGATAACCGGCCGACAAACTATAGTTTACAGCGTTAGCTGACATATAGTCGGGCAGGTTATCTTTCGTATTATTCATAAACCGGTTATATCCCAGCGTAGCTGAGATAGCCAGTTTATGCAGCAACTGTGTAGCGATAATACCACCGGATACGCCTGATGCACCACCTTCGAGGTCAAGCTCCTGGTTGTCAAACGGCTTGCTTGTCTGCTCCCGCATCACTGGTACAAACGGATTATTGATCACGGAGCCCTTTACATAAGCCGCCATCCGAAAATGGGAATGCAGATCATCTTTTGATAAGAAGCGGTATTTAG
The DNA window shown above is from Chitinophaga agri and carries:
- a CDS encoding transporter family protein; amino-acid sequence: MKRSLFFIVLFLPVFLQAQELYVSTEPASNMPANSFGFRVTNRFFKMKHEGVTGMRIEPEVMWGISKKLMVHVTGLASNQMQPSIQLEGGSIYAKYRFLSKDDLHSHFRMAAYVKGSVINNPFVPVMREQTSKPFDNQELDLEGGASGVSGGIIATQLLHKLAISATLGYNRFMNNTKDNLPDYMSANAVNYSLSAGYLLLPRRYRSYDQTNLNLYIEFLGKANTDAVSRNQYLDVAPAIQFIFNSATRLDFSYRTQLFGDMSRNVFNTFTLRFEHNIFNISTKRK